From the Solibacillus sp. FSL R5-0449 genome, one window contains:
- a CDS encoding TIGR01440 family protein: protein MTNLHDLQKDLAQALTEFEQQVKFSEGQLFVIGCSTSEVMGEKIGTAGALDVAQVLYEEFSIFAQRHKIHLVFQGCEHINRALTLEAAAAKMYHLEPVSVIPVRTAGGSMSAYAFTQMDEPVVVETIQAHYGIDIGLTLIGMHLKAVAVPLRTSVKQLGNAVITLATTRPKLIGGERAQYTVTP, encoded by the coding sequence ATGACAAACTTACACGATTTGCAAAAAGATTTAGCGCAAGCATTAACCGAATTTGAGCAACAAGTGAAGTTTTCTGAAGGTCAGCTATTTGTCATCGGCTGTTCCACATCAGAAGTAATGGGTGAGAAGATTGGAACAGCTGGTGCTCTCGATGTAGCGCAAGTTCTATACGAAGAATTTTCAATATTCGCGCAAAGACATAAAATTCACTTAGTTTTCCAAGGCTGCGAGCATATTAACCGAGCTTTAACACTTGAGGCTGCAGCCGCTAAAATGTACCATTTAGAACCTGTTTCGGTCATTCCTGTCCGTACAGCAGGTGGCTCCATGTCTGCATACGCTTTTACACAAATGGATGAACCTGTAGTTGTGGAAACCATCCAAGCACACTATGGGATAGATATTGGTCTAACATTAATCGGCATGCATTTAAAAGCAGTAGCCGTACCTTTGCGAACATCTGTTAAGCAACTAGGCAATGCAGTTATTACGTTAGCGACAACACGTCCGAAACTTATCGGTGGAGAACGTGCGCAATATACCGTAACACCTTAA
- the glyA gene encoding serine hydroxymethyltransferase, translating to MAFEKLAGQDKAILDAILLEKKRQNTNIELIASENFVSEAVMEAQGSYLTNKYAEGYPGKRYYGGCEHVDVVENIARDRAKELFGAAYVNVQPHSGAQANMAVYHTILKPGDTVLGMNLSHGGHLTHGSPVNFSGILYNFVEYGVTEDTNLIDYEDVRQKALESKPKLIVAGASAYPRAIDFAKFREIADEVGAYFMVDMAHIAGLVAAGEHQNPVPYADFVTTTTHKTLRGPRGGMILTNDEKWEKELNKSVFPGIQGGPLMHVIAAKAVSFGEALQPEFKDYAKQIKANAAALAKSLMDEGVEIVSGGTDNHLLLLNVKSLGLTGKVAEHVLDEVAITTNKNTIPFDTESPFVTSGIRVGTAAVTSRGFKEEDVIEVGKIIASVLKNHEDAAVKEEARKRVEALTAKYPLYA from the coding sequence ATGGCATTTGAAAAATTAGCAGGACAAGACAAGGCAATTTTAGACGCAATTTTATTGGAGAAAAAACGTCAAAACACAAACATCGAACTAATTGCATCAGAAAACTTCGTATCGGAAGCCGTTATGGAAGCACAAGGTTCATATTTAACAAATAAATATGCAGAAGGTTACCCTGGCAAACGTTACTATGGCGGATGTGAACATGTGGATGTAGTGGAAAATATCGCGCGTGACCGTGCAAAAGAATTATTCGGTGCAGCTTATGTTAACGTACAGCCACACTCAGGTGCGCAAGCGAACATGGCGGTTTACCATACAATCTTAAAACCAGGTGATACAGTACTTGGTATGAACTTATCACACGGTGGTCACTTAACACATGGATCACCAGTAAACTTCTCAGGTATTCTTTATAATTTCGTAGAATACGGTGTAACTGAAGATACAAACTTAATAGATTATGAAGATGTTCGTCAAAAAGCATTGGAATCTAAGCCAAAATTGATCGTTGCTGGTGCATCAGCTTATCCTCGTGCAATCGACTTTGCTAAGTTCCGTGAAATCGCGGATGAAGTTGGCGCATATTTCATGGTTGATATGGCGCATATTGCCGGTCTAGTAGCGGCGGGTGAGCACCAAAATCCAGTACCGTATGCAGATTTCGTAACGACAACAACTCATAAAACGTTACGCGGTCCTCGTGGCGGTATGATTTTAACAAATGATGAAAAATGGGAAAAAGAATTGAATAAATCAGTATTCCCTGGTATTCAAGGCGGCCCATTAATGCATGTCATCGCTGCAAAAGCAGTATCATTCGGTGAAGCATTACAACCTGAATTTAAAGATTACGCAAAACAAATTAAAGCAAATGCAGCGGCACTTGCAAAATCTTTAATGGATGAAGGTGTTGAGATCGTATCAGGCGGTACGGATAACCACTTGCTTCTATTAAATGTAAAATCTTTAGGTTTAACAGGTAAAGTAGCAGAGCATGTATTGGATGAAGTGGCGATTACTACAAACAAAAACACAATTCCATTCGATACAGAATCACCATTCGTTACATCAGGTATCCGTGTAGGTACAGCAGCTGTTACATCTCGAGGTTTCAAAGAAGAGGATGTAATCGAAGTAGGTAAAATTATCGCGTCAGTTCTTAAAAACCATGAAGATGCAGCAGTAAAAGAGGAAGCACGTAAACGTGTTGAAGCTCTTACAGCAAAATATCCTTTATACGCATAA
- the upp gene encoding uracil phosphoribosyltransferase: protein MSKVYVFDHPLIQHKLTYIRDKETGTKEFRELVDEVATLMAFEITRDLPLEEIEVETPVTKAKAKVLSGKKMAIVPILRAGIGMVDGVLKLIPAAKVGHIGLYRDPETLKPVEYYAKLPADVEERDFIIVDPMLATGGSAVEAINSLKKRGAKSIKFMCLIAAPEGVEEIQKNHSDVDIYIASLDEKLNDHGYIVPGLGDAGDRLFGTK, encoded by the coding sequence GTGAGTAAAGTATACGTATTTGACCACCCATTAATCCAACATAAGTTAACTTATATTCGAGATAAAGAAACAGGGACAAAAGAATTCCGGGAGTTAGTTGACGAAGTCGCAACATTAATGGCTTTTGAAATTACTCGTGATTTACCACTGGAAGAAATCGAAGTGGAGACACCTGTTACAAAGGCGAAGGCAAAAGTATTATCAGGGAAGAAAATGGCGATTGTCCCAATTTTACGTGCGGGTATCGGAATGGTAGATGGCGTATTAAAATTAATTCCTGCTGCAAAAGTAGGTCATATTGGTCTTTACCGTGATCCGGAAACATTAAAGCCAGTAGAATATTATGCAAAACTTCCAGCAGATGTTGAAGAACGTGACTTCATTATTGTTGACCCGATGCTAGCAACGGGTGGTTCAGCTGTAGAAGCGATTAATTCACTGAAAAAGCGCGGTGCGAAAAGCATCAAGTTTATGTGTCTGATCGCAGCTCCAGAAGGTGTGGAAGAAATTCAAAAAAATCACTCAGACGTAGATATTTACATCGCATCTCTAGATGAAAAATTAAATGATCATGGCTATATCGTACCAGGCTTAGGTGATGCCGGGGATCGTTTATTCGGAACAAAATAA
- the wecB gene encoding UDP-N-acetylglucosamine 2-epimerase (non-hydrolyzing): MTKKFKVMTIFGTRPEAIKMAPLVLELGKHPEQIESIVTVTAQHRQMLDQVLETFEIKPDYDLNIMKDRQTLVDVATNALLGLDRVMKEAKPDIVLVHGDTATTFVGSLAAFYNQIAIGHVEAGLRTGQKYSPYPEEMNRQLTGVMADLHFAPTEQSRANLLKENKPAEAIFVTGNTAIDALKTTVSDHYTHPVIEKIGSDRMILLTAHRRENLGEPMRNMFRAIMRLLNEHDDVQVVYPVHMNPAVREVANEILGDNPRVHLIEPLEVFDFHNFAARSYMILTDSGGVQEEAPSLGKPVLVLRDTTERPEGIAAGTLKLAGTDEEVIYKMAKELLVNDEAYEAMAHASNPYGDGFASERIVEALMQFAQKQLVDEIIEKAETR; encoded by the coding sequence ATGACGAAGAAGTTTAAAGTTATGACGATTTTTGGAACAAGACCGGAGGCAATTAAAATGGCGCCTCTTGTGCTGGAACTGGGAAAACATCCGGAACAAATAGAATCGATTGTTACTGTAACGGCACAGCACCGTCAAATGCTTGACCAAGTGTTGGAAACTTTTGAAATTAAGCCGGATTATGATTTAAATATAATGAAAGACCGTCAAACACTGGTAGATGTAGCGACGAATGCACTATTAGGACTTGATCGAGTAATGAAGGAAGCAAAACCTGATATCGTGTTGGTACATGGTGATACGGCGACAACTTTTGTTGGCAGTCTGGCAGCTTTCTACAATCAAATTGCAATTGGCCATGTTGAAGCAGGACTTCGTACAGGTCAAAAATATTCACCATACCCGGAAGAGATGAACCGTCAGTTAACAGGGGTAATGGCAGATCTGCATTTTGCACCAACTGAACAGTCTCGTGCTAACCTGCTAAAGGAAAACAAACCGGCAGAAGCAATTTTCGTAACGGGTAATACGGCAATTGATGCATTAAAAACAACAGTAAGTGACCATTACACACATCCGGTCATTGAAAAAATTGGTTCGGACCGCATGATTTTATTAACGGCACACCGTCGTGAAAATCTAGGTGAACCAATGCGTAATATGTTCCGTGCAATTATGCGTCTGTTGAACGAGCATGATGATGTTCAAGTTGTCTACCCTGTGCATATGAATCCTGCAGTACGTGAAGTTGCCAATGAAATTTTAGGGGACAACCCGCGTGTTCATTTAATTGAACCATTGGAAGTTTTTGATTTCCATAATTTCGCTGCCCGTTCTTACATGATTTTAACGGATTCCGGCGGTGTTCAAGAAGAAGCGCCATCGTTAGGGAAACCGGTACTAGTTTTACGTGATACAACAGAGCGTCCTGAAGGGATTGCAGCAGGTACACTGAAACTTGCGGGAACAGACGAAGAAGTTATTTACAAAATGGCTAAAGAATTATTAGTCAATGACGAAGCTTATGAAGCAATGGCACATGCATCGAATCCTTATGGAGATGGATTTGCTTCCGAGCGTATTGTGGAAGCATTAATGCAATTTGCTCAAAAGCAGTTAGTAGATGAAATTATCGAAAAAGCAGAGACTCGATAA